The Pocillopora verrucosa isolate sample1 chromosome 2, ASM3666991v2, whole genome shotgun sequence genome has a segment encoding these proteins:
- the LOC131786693 gene encoding purine nucleoside phosphorylase LACC1-like isoform X1, whose product MAEADTPSDIIVVLGCRTSEDGTPSEMLKSRVHRAAELYTSLQQKNIDCRVVVTGYCAQDQVVTEASAIEKYAVENNLIDPKHIIKEEQASSTAENSYYSRIIIDQFGASNVHVVTTQLHMERAKKFFERLYSSEVYNINYYECTHEMNDEEKKHVEDREESLFPLIDEHIKIIMPKLTLPDGKMIEILHSSLVPTDVFNHGFTTRYGGVSTYNTLSSLNLMYSDKRRDPDINVQENRRRLALTARFNPEKFRVAKCVHGADVWVIGDPQPDSYDALVTDNRQFTLAAPGADCPVVLFCDPVKKVCGAAHSGWRGTLAMIGAAVVDVMLTRFECKVKNIQVAIGPSIGPCCFEVGEEEAEKFAEAFNDSVVVRKDGSPRPFIDLRLSIRMQLEKKGVLPKNIDDNTRATDDASKSQHPTQCTRCDPQQRFFSFRRDGSQYGTQVAFISLRESDDSACNIL is encoded by the exons ATGGCAGAGGCTGATACACCCAGTGACATAATTGTTGTTCTTGGCTGCAGGACTAGTGAAGATGGTACCCCTTCAGAGATGTTAAAGTCTAGAGTGCATCGAGCAGCTGAGCTGTACACTtcattacaacaaaaaaatattgactgTCGAGTCGTTGTTACAGGATATTGTGCACAAGATCAG GTTGTGACAGAAGCAAGTGCCATAGAAAAATATGCAGTAGAAAACAATCTTATTGATCCAAAACATATAATCAAGGAGGAACAAGCAAGCAGTACAGCAGAAAATTCCTATTACAGTCGCATTATTATAGATCAGTTTGGTGCCAGTAATGTCCATGTTGTCACAACACAGTTGCACATGGAAAgagcaaagaaattttttgaaagg ctCTACTCATCAGAAGTTTACAACATAAATTACTATGAGTGCACACATGAGATGAATGATGAAGAGAAGAAACATGTGGAAGACAGAGAAGAAAGTTTATTTCCCTTAATAGATGAGCACATCAAAATAATAATGCCCAAACTCACACTTCCTGATggaaaaatgatagaaattcTTCATTCATCATTGGTTCCAACAGATGTGTTCAATCATGGTTTTACAACAAGATATGGTGGTGTCTCAACCTACAACACATTATCCTCTCTCAACTTGATGTACAGTGACAAAAGAAGAGATCCAGACATCAACGTCCAGGAAAATCGTCGTAGACTAGCCTTGACTGCAAGATTTAACCCTGAGAAATTTCGTGTGGCTAAATGTGTTCATGGGGCTGATGTGTGGGTGATTGGAGATCCACAACCAGACAGCTATGATGCCTTAGTAACTGATAACAGGCAGTTCACATTGGCTGCTCCAGGTGCTGACTGTCCTGTGGTGCTGTTTTGTGATCCAGTGAAAAAG GTTTGTGGTGCTGCTCACTCTGGGTGGCGTGGAACATTAGCCATGATTggtgctgctgttgttgatgtaATGTTGACAAGGTttgaatgtaaagtaaaaaatattcaagttgCTATTGGACCCTCAATTGGCCCTTGCTGCTTCGAAGTTGGGGAGGAAGAGGCTGAAAAATTTGCTGAGGCATTCAATGATAGTGTTGTGGTGCGAAAGGATGGTTCACCACGCCCATTTATTGATCTTCGCCTTTCCATTAGAATGCAACTTGAGAAAAAAGGAGTGCTTCCAAAGAACATTGATGATAATACAAG agCAACTGATGATGCCTCAAAATCTCAGCACCCAACTCAATGTACACGTTGTGACCCCCAGCAAAGATTCTTCTCATTCCGACGAGATGGTAGCCAGTATGGAACACAAGTTGCTTTTATCagcctcagagaatcagatGATTCTGCCtgtaacattttataa
- the LOC131786693 gene encoding purine nucleoside phosphorylase LACC1-like isoform X2, with protein MLKSRVHRAAELYTSLQQKNIDCRVVVTGYCAQDQVVTEASAIEKYAVENNLIDPKHIIKEEQASSTAENSYYSRIIIDQFGASNVHVVTTQLHMERAKKFFERLYSSEVYNINYYECTHEMNDEEKKHVEDREESLFPLIDEHIKIIMPKLTLPDGKMIEILHSSLVPTDVFNHGFTTRYGGVSTYNTLSSLNLMYSDKRRDPDINVQENRRRLALTARFNPEKFRVAKCVHGADVWVIGDPQPDSYDALVTDNRQFTLAAPGADCPVVLFCDPVKKVCGAAHSGWRGTLAMIGAAVVDVMLTRFECKVKNIQVAIGPSIGPCCFEVGEEEAEKFAEAFNDSVVVRKDGSPRPFIDLRLSIRMQLEKKGVLPKNIDDNTRATDDASKSQHPTQCTRCDPQQRFFSFRRDGSQYGTQVAFISLRESDDSACNIL; from the exons ATGTTAAAGTCTAGAGTGCATCGAGCAGCTGAGCTGTACACTtcattacaacaaaaaaatattgactgTCGAGTCGTTGTTACAGGATATTGTGCACAAGATCAG GTTGTGACAGAAGCAAGTGCCATAGAAAAATATGCAGTAGAAAACAATCTTATTGATCCAAAACATATAATCAAGGAGGAACAAGCAAGCAGTACAGCAGAAAATTCCTATTACAGTCGCATTATTATAGATCAGTTTGGTGCCAGTAATGTCCATGTTGTCACAACACAGTTGCACATGGAAAgagcaaagaaattttttgaaagg ctCTACTCATCAGAAGTTTACAACATAAATTACTATGAGTGCACACATGAGATGAATGATGAAGAGAAGAAACATGTGGAAGACAGAGAAGAAAGTTTATTTCCCTTAATAGATGAGCACATCAAAATAATAATGCCCAAACTCACACTTCCTGATggaaaaatgatagaaattcTTCATTCATCATTGGTTCCAACAGATGTGTTCAATCATGGTTTTACAACAAGATATGGTGGTGTCTCAACCTACAACACATTATCCTCTCTCAACTTGATGTACAGTGACAAAAGAAGAGATCCAGACATCAACGTCCAGGAAAATCGTCGTAGACTAGCCTTGACTGCAAGATTTAACCCTGAGAAATTTCGTGTGGCTAAATGTGTTCATGGGGCTGATGTGTGGGTGATTGGAGATCCACAACCAGACAGCTATGATGCCTTAGTAACTGATAACAGGCAGTTCACATTGGCTGCTCCAGGTGCTGACTGTCCTGTGGTGCTGTTTTGTGATCCAGTGAAAAAG GTTTGTGGTGCTGCTCACTCTGGGTGGCGTGGAACATTAGCCATGATTggtgctgctgttgttgatgtaATGTTGACAAGGTttgaatgtaaagtaaaaaatattcaagttgCTATTGGACCCTCAATTGGCCCTTGCTGCTTCGAAGTTGGGGAGGAAGAGGCTGAAAAATTTGCTGAGGCATTCAATGATAGTGTTGTGGTGCGAAAGGATGGTTCACCACGCCCATTTATTGATCTTCGCCTTTCCATTAGAATGCAACTTGAGAAAAAAGGAGTGCTTCCAAAGAACATTGATGATAATACAAG agCAACTGATGATGCCTCAAAATCTCAGCACCCAACTCAATGTACACGTTGTGACCCCCAGCAAAGATTCTTCTCATTCCGACGAGATGGTAGCCAGTATGGAACACAAGTTGCTTTTATCagcctcagagaatcagatGATTCTGCCtgtaacattttataa